The genomic region CATACCTTCAGGTAACTCATTGGTTTCGCATAATTCGATAATTTCTGCACCTTTTTGTTTAGCGTCTTCCAGTAAAGAGGTCAAACGTTTAAAATGTTTATCGCTAATGATATAGGAATACTGTTTGTTATTCGCGACATCTGGATAAAACTTTTCTACTACCTGTTTGCTGTATTCTATAAGCTTATCGTTTAAATCTGCAGGCATGACCAGGTAATCTGGTGCGACACAGGTTTGCCCCGCATTAAAAAGTTTACCAGCCAGGATCCTCTTTGCAGCCAGTTCCAGATCGTAAGATTCGTGAATGATCGCTGGAGATTTACCACCAAGTTCCAGAGTGACCGGTGTAAGATTAGGTGCAGCTGCTGCCATGATCAATTTTCCCACGCGGGTGGAACCGGTAAAGAATAGATGATCAAATGGGAGTGAAGAAAAATCTTTGGCAAGCTCTGCATCGCCAGTAACACAGTGAATATAAGAAGAGTCAAATGTCTTGTTGATCAAATCTTTGATCACTTCCGCCGATGCCGGAGCAATTTCCGAAGGTTTGATGATCGCATGATTTCCCGCAGCTATGGCGTCCACCAATGGACTTAGGGTTAACAGGATCTGGTAATTCCACGCACCCATGATGCCAACTGCACCTAAAGGCTGGAATCGATAGAATGCCGTAGATGGTAATAGAAACCATGAACTGCGAACCGATTTCCGTTTTATCCAGTTTTTAAGATGGCGTCTGGCATGTTTGATCTCATCATGTAGCGGAAAAAGTTCCAGGATGGTGGTTTCTTCAGCACTACGATGTCCAAAATCCTGAGAAACGGCTTCTATCAATCGTTCCTGGTTTTTTTCTACCATTTCTGAAAGACTAGCCAGAGCCTCCATTCTCTGTTCGTATTCCGGAGGTGATTTTGTAAATGCCTTTTGCTGAATTTTTAGTAGATCTGATAGTTCTTGTGAAGTCATAGAGTAGCCTTTAAAATTGAAGGAACATTCTAAATTTAAAGTTTTCTATGAATATGCGACTGAGTTCGCTCTTTATTTTCTTCTGAAGAGCCCTGTAGAAAAATTCTGTTTTGCTCCCCACGGAGTTGTATGATCCCGATTCTCGAGCCTCACCGTCTCAAAATCTGATTCTAATAGTTCCTCCAGAGCTGAAGTTGCATATTTCCTGATGGTGATTCCACTGCATTTATCGGGTCCGTTTTCAGAAAAAACTGATAGTAGACAATATGCGCCTTTCTTTAAAGAATTCTTTAATACTGTTAAGTAATCCTCAACCGGCTTATCCTCGGTAAGAAAGTGCAGGGCCGCACGATCATGCCAAAGTTCGAAGGATGTATCTGGTTTAAAGTTAGTTATATCAGACTCTATCCAGTTAATTTTTTCAGCCTTCTCTCCCAACCTGTTCTGCGAATCCTGCAGTGCTTTTGCTGAAATATCCAAAACATGAATATTCTTATATCCCAGTTCCAGTAGATGATCTGCGAGAAAGCTATTTCCTCCACCAATATCAATGATATTCGCTTGAGGAGAAAGACCAAGAGACCTGATGATCTCAAGGCTGTGTTCCGGCTTTGGCTGGTACCAGCTGGTTTCTTCAAACTGCCTGGTATTATAAATCTTTTCCCAGTGTTCTTTTAAATCCATTTTCAATTAAATTCTGCACAATTTTCAGAAGGAATATTCACGCCTGCGGCTTGCTGGTAAACCAGGCTTGCACCTAAATGACCTACATAAGCAAGACAAACAGCACCCGCCACTAGAAGCAGAACGACCACAAGATTAGTCAGTTTATTCCTGAAGTTTTCGAAGTAATAAAATACTATCTCCAATAAAAGCCCAATACTAAATAACCAGGCGGTCGTGTAGGCAAAGTTCTCATGATCTTTTAAAATGGTTGGATCACATAATTTACGGGAAACGACCCCATCTGCCAGATCACCGGTATAAATAGAAATCCAGATCCCAATAACTCCCAGGATGAGTAAAAGTCGGCCACCAAAATGCCAGGTTTCTCTTCCAGACCATAGACTCATGATCTTAAAAAGGGTTGCCAGTAATAGTAAAACTATTGGAAAATGAACGGACAGAGGATGAAAAACCTCTGTCCGCCAAAATTCTGGAATTTGAGTTTCCATTATTCCATGATTTTTACTGAAATAGGATCCAGTCTTTTTCCGTTCTTTTCTACTTCTACTTCTACTTTCTGTCCTTCTTCAAGTTCAGAAAATTCTACATCGCTTCCATTTCTGGTCAGGCTTGTAGTTTCAGTAAAATATAGCTCCAAAGTCTTGTCATCATCTGTAGTAACATAGATCTCTGTTTTGTCTGCTTCTACTTCTTTTACTGTTCCCTGGTAAGTTCCAGATTCCACAGCATCTGTACTTTCACCACAAGCAACGAACAATAAGATCGCGCTCATAAACATACCTTTCAAAATTGTTGATTTCATAGTCTTAAATTTAAATTAGATTGTAGAGGCTGAAATTAATGAAATTCTATTAGCCCATAAATAGAGTTCCCGATTATTTAATCTTCAGCAGTATGTTTTCCTGATCTGGACGGAATCCTGATCATATTGAAAGATTTCATCAAATGAAATAATCCCGGCAATATGATCCCTCCTCCAATGATCAATGAAATTCCCAGCACGTGCATTACAGATTCCGGAGCAGTGCTTTCGAGCATATTCACTTCCGAAGTACTGGTAATAATAAGGCGCGGAAAATGAGTATACACAGCAGCAAATATGACCAGTAAGATCTGTAATCCTGCGTAAATCCTGGTCTGTACACGTTTTTGTTTCCAGATAGCAAACCATAGAGGAATCAGTAATAATGCTGAGAGTACGATCGCTATTAGAGATATACTATTCTGAAGAAATTCTTTAATAAAAGCCATATCATACCAGTACCCATAGAAAAGCACTGCACCACCCACCAATACTAACACAACGGTGAAAATTGCCGATTTCCGACTATACATTTTCCTGATATCTCCTTCAGTTTCTCCAATTAATAATGTTGAAGCCAGGAATGTACAAAGTGCAGCATAGAATAATCCTGTTAGAACAGTAAAGGTATTTAGCCACGGATACATAAAAATTTCAGCAAACGTAGTATTAGAGTAATCATCTGTAACTACAATCTTACCGCTTAACAATGCACCAAATGACATTCCGAGGAAAATTGGAGTAATAAGGCTTGATATCCTGAACATGCGATTATACCAAACCTGTGTTCCATCGATCACCGCATCATAATGCCTGAAAATAAATGCAACTCCCCGCATGGTAATTCCTAATAACACCAGTGTAAGTGGAATATGAAGATAGATGATGATGATATTGAAATAAGCCGGAAAAGCGATCCATAGAATAACAATCAGGATAATAAGCCAGATATGATTGGCTTCCCAGACCGGTCCCATGACTTTATAGACCGTAAGTTTATTCAATTCCCTGTTCTCCCGGGATGAAAAAAGCTCTACGATGCCAGCCCCAAAGTCGGCACCACCCAAAAGAACATATAGAAATAGAGAGAAAAACGTAAAAAATAGCACTACGTATAACATACCTACCCGATTGAGTTATTAAGAACCTTGATCTGCCTGTGCATTAGCCAGGTTACCATCGCTGCAAGGATGGCGTAAACAGTAACGTATAGGTAAAAGCTGAATTCTAAACCAGGCATTGGGGTTACAGCTTCAGAAGTTCGCATGATATTGTACACGATCCAGGGTTGTCTTCCTACCTCGGTAACTACCCAACCTGCTTCCACGGCTACAAATCCTAAAGGAGTTAGTATCGCGAACAGCCACCAGTATTTCTTATTATCCAGCCAGCTTTTCTTCTTTAAACTGATAAAATAGATCAAAGCCGCCAGCATTAGTAAACTACCAATTCCCACCATGGTCTGGAAAGCGTAATGTACAACAGGAACCGGTGGGAGATCTTCTTCAGGAAAATCATTCAGTCCTTTTACCTCAGCATCAAAATCTCCAAAGGCCAGGAAGGATAATGCTTTTGGTATTTCTAACATATTACTCACAGTTTTATTTTCCGCATCCACAATTCCGCCGATATAAAGTGGAGCTCCTTTTTGGGTTTCATAATGCGCTTCCATCGCGGCAAGTTTTACCGGCTGTCTTTGTGCGACATCCTTGGCAGATAGATCACCACTTATAGGTTGTAAAAGCGCTGCGACCGCACCAAATACAATGGCAATTTTAAAAGCAGCCTTGTGCAGATCTGGGCGTTTGTTACGTAATATTTGTATGGCGTGAAGACCGGCAACGGCAAAGCCAGTAGCAGCGAAAGCAGCCAGGGTCATATGCAGAGCCTGGGTGAACCATGCGTCATTAAGAAAAGCCTTTACCGGATCTATATTCACATAAGCGCCATTTACCACATCAAAACCAGTTGGTGAATTCATCCAGGCATTGGCAGATACTACGAGAATCCCTGAGATCACTCCTGAAATTCCCACGATGATCCCAGTGATCCAGTGAAAAGTTTCCGGAAGTTTTTTCCAGCCATACAGGTAAAAACCAAGCGCGATCGCTTCTACAAAGAAGGCCGCACCTTCCAGGGAAAATGGCATTCCTATTACAGGACCGGCATGTTTCATAAATTCTGGCCAGAGCATTCCCAGCTCAAAGGACAGTGCGGTTCCCGAAACTGCACCGGTGACAAAAAAAATGGCAACTCCGCGTTGCCAGGCTTTAGTAAGTTTTAAATAAATAGGTTTGCGGGTATTTAGCCACTTTTTATGAGAAACGACCATAAAAAAGGGCATGACCATACCAATACATGCAAAAATAATATGAAATCCGAGGGTAAAAGCCATTTGGAGTCTGGCGTAATCGAGGTTTTCCATGACGGAATGATTTGGATGATATTCCGACCTCAAAAAGTAGGTTGGAACACCTGTTCTTTCGGTTTGTAAATTTAATGATTTTAATAGGCCTGATCCCTTCAGCAACACTTTAATTTCTGAATTTAACGCATGTTGCATGAAGTCTTAAGAAGGATCAAAAACTTAATAATTTTACGAATTAAAACTTCAGAAGAGATTATAGTAGTTCGCTTAGAATAATATAGATACCCATCACCAAAACGAACCAGCCAAAGCCTTTTTTCAACTTCTTCCCATCTATGAATTTGTTCAGATAAACTCCCAGCCAGATTCCTGCAATGGAGAGCCCGGTAAATATAAGTAGAAACGGCCAGTCAATTTCAAGGTTTTGAACATCCCCAATAAAACCGATCAAACTTTTAAACGCGATAATGAGTAAGGAAGTGGCCACAGCTTTTTTCATGGGAAGCTTAGCCAGTAAAACCAATGCCGGGATGATAAGGAAACCACCACCAGCTCCAACGATTCCGGTTAACAGTCCCACCACGATCCCTTCTAAAATAATCAAAGGATAGTTATACTGCACTGCTTGTTCTTCACCAGTATCCTCAGTACGTTTTTGAGTGATCATCGAAATTGAGGCAACCACCATGATAATAGCGAAAAACAACATGATCCCGATATTCTTGGTAATCGTGAGTCCGCCAATACTAAAGATCTCCTCTGGAATTGCCGGGACGAGGTACATCCTGGTTAGATATACGGCAATAAATGCGGGAATTGCAAAAACGATTGCGGTCCTGAAATCTATCAATTTCTTCGGAAGGTTTCTAATCGCGCCTACTAAAGCTGAAGTTCCCACCACAAAAAGAGAATAAGCAGTCGCGGTCACAGGATTTATTGCCATGAGGTAAACCAGCACCGGCACCGTAAGTATGGAACCTCCGCCACCTATGAGTCCAAGCACTACTCCAATAAGTAAAGCTCCAAAATAACCGAGAATTTCAAGAATATCCATAGTAATTTAATTTCGGAGCAAATGTATTGGGTTCATAGAGTACGTGCAGTAACAAGTGTTACAGAAGGATTATAGATCGATGACCTTGATCTGGTTTCTCTGTAATTTGATCTTGCCATCCAGTTCTAGCTTCTTTAATAACCTGGAAACCACCACCCTGGACGTATGAAGGTCGTATGCAATCTGTTGATGGGTACTTTGCACATTCTCATCTCCATTGATCTTAGCCTTGTCCCGCAGGTATTTCATAATACGCTGATCCATATTAAGGAATGCGATCGTGTCTATAGTATCCAGCATTTCAGAAAGACGGGAGTGATAGCTTTCAAAAACAAAATTTCTCCAGCTTTTAAATCTCGCGGTCCATTCTTCCATTTTGGCAATAGGCACCATAATCATGGTAGTATCGGTTTCGGCTACCGCACGAATCTCAGATTTGGTCTGGCCCATACAACAATTAAGAGTCATGGCACAGGTATCTCCTCTTTCTATAAAGTAAAGCAGCAATTCATCACCGTCACCGTCTTCGCGTAAAATTTTTATAGCGCCATTTAGCAACAACGGCATCCCGGTAACATAATCGCCAAACTCAATAATGCGCTCCCCTGCATCGATCTTACGAATAGATCCACATTCGGCGATCTCTTCGAGCAATTCTTTTTCAAATAGAAAGCCGTAGGCCTCCTGTAATTCGGTCATCATGGGTTAGGATTTTTACCCTTTAAAATTAGCAAGATTATCGAGAACAATTCCCAGCGATTTGGTAGGATACTTCGGAAGTATCACGGAAATCAAAAATTACTGATACTACAGAAGTAAGTTTTATAAAAATTTTAAAGTTATAGGGCCTTCCGAAGAATTCATTTAACGAAGTCTTATTAAGCTTCGGCTCTCTTAAGACGTACCTTAGTGTTCAAGAAAAATTGCTAAACAAAAAAGATAAAAATTATGTCGAAGGATTCAAAAATGACCACTATTAACCCAGCAACCGGAAAGGAAATCCAATCTTATGATACGATGACCAATGATGAAATGAACAAGGCGATCGAGTCCTGTCATGAAGCATTCCTGGAATG from Christiangramia sp. OXR-203 harbors:
- a CDS encoding coniferyl aldehyde dehydrogenase; the encoded protein is MTSQELSDLLKIQQKAFTKSPPEYEQRMEALASLSEMVEKNQERLIEAVSQDFGHRSAEETTILELFPLHDEIKHARRHLKNWIKRKSVRSSWFLLPSTAFYRFQPLGAVGIMGAWNYQILLTLSPLVDAIAAGNHAIIKPSEIAPASAEVIKDLINKTFDSSYIHCVTGDAELAKDFSSLPFDHLFFTGSTRVGKLIMAAAAPNLTPVTLELGGKSPAIIHESYDLELAAKRILAGKLFNAGQTCVAPDYLVMPADLNDKLIEYSKQVVEKFYPDVANNKQYSYIISDKHFKRLTSLLEDAKQKGAEIIELCETNELPEGMMTPKLVFDVSSDMEIMQEEIFGPLLPVLNLDSVEQAIEYVNANAKPLALYYFDDNQDRIDHLLKFTLSGGVTINDTIYHLAQHRLPFGGVGASGMGHYHGFDGFKTFSKKRAVMQQKKFAATDILHPPYTEIKKKLIGVMGDISKV
- a CDS encoding class I SAM-dependent methyltransferase, which codes for MDLKEHWEKIYNTRQFEETSWYQPKPEHSLEIIRSLGLSPQANIIDIGGGNSFLADHLLELGYKNIHVLDISAKALQDSQNRLGEKAEKINWIESDITNFKPDTSFELWHDRAALHFLTEDKPVEDYLTVLKNSLKKGAYCLLSVFSENGPDKCSGITIRKYATSALEELLESDFETVRLENRDHTTPWGAKQNFSTGLFRRK
- a CDS encoding DUF2231 domain-containing protein, whose amino-acid sequence is METQIPEFWRTEVFHPLSVHFPIVLLLLATLFKIMSLWSGRETWHFGGRLLLILGVIGIWISIYTGDLADGVVSRKLCDPTILKDHENFAYTTAWLFSIGLLLEIVFYYFENFRNKLTNLVVVLLLVAGAVCLAYVGHLGASLVYQQAAGVNIPSENCAEFN
- a CDS encoding cytochrome d ubiquinol oxidase subunit II, with the protein product MLYVVLFFTFFSLFLYVLLGGADFGAGIVELFSSRENRELNKLTVYKVMGPVWEANHIWLIILIVILWIAFPAYFNIIIIYLHIPLTLVLLGITMRGVAFIFRHYDAVIDGTQVWYNRMFRISSLITPIFLGMSFGALLSGKIVVTDDYSNTTFAEIFMYPWLNTFTVLTGLFYAALCTFLASTLLIGETEGDIRKMYSRKSAIFTVVLVLVGGAVLFYGYWYDMAFIKEFLQNSISLIAIVLSALLLIPLWFAIWKQKRVQTRIYAGLQILLVIFAAVYTHFPRLIITSTSEVNMLESTAPESVMHVLGISLIIGGGIILPGLFHLMKSFNMIRIPSRSGKHTAED
- a CDS encoding cytochrome ubiquinol oxidase subunit I; its protein translation is MENLDYARLQMAFTLGFHIIFACIGMVMPFFMVVSHKKWLNTRKPIYLKLTKAWQRGVAIFFVTGAVSGTALSFELGMLWPEFMKHAGPVIGMPFSLEGAAFFVEAIALGFYLYGWKKLPETFHWITGIIVGISGVISGILVVSANAWMNSPTGFDVVNGAYVNIDPVKAFLNDAWFTQALHMTLAAFAATGFAVAGLHAIQILRNKRPDLHKAAFKIAIVFGAVAALLQPISGDLSAKDVAQRQPVKLAAMEAHYETQKGAPLYIGGIVDAENKTVSNMLEIPKALSFLAFGDFDAEVKGLNDFPEEDLPPVPVVHYAFQTMVGIGSLLMLAALIYFISLKKKSWLDNKKYWWLFAILTPLGFVAVEAGWVVTEVGRQPWIVYNIMRTSEAVTPMPGLEFSFYLYVTVYAILAAMVTWLMHRQIKVLNNSIG
- a CDS encoding sulfite exporter TauE/SafE family protein, giving the protein MDILEILGYFGALLIGVVLGLIGGGGSILTVPVLVYLMAINPVTATAYSLFVVGTSALVGAIRNLPKKLIDFRTAIVFAIPAFIAVYLTRMYLVPAIPEEIFSIGGLTITKNIGIMLFFAIIMVVASISMITQKRTEDTGEEQAVQYNYPLIILEGIVVGLLTGIVGAGGGFLIIPALVLLAKLPMKKAVATSLLIIAFKSLIGFIGDVQNLEIDWPFLLIFTGLSIAGIWLGVYLNKFIDGKKLKKGFGWFVLVMGIYIILSELL
- a CDS encoding Crp/Fnr family transcriptional regulator; this encodes MPLLLNGAIKILREDGDGDELLLYFIERGDTCAMTLNCCMGQTKSEIRAVAETDTTMIMVPIAKMEEWTARFKSWRNFVFESYHSRLSEMLDTIDTIAFLNMDQRIMKYLRDKAKINGDENVQSTHQQIAYDLHTSRVVVSRLLKKLELDGKIKLQRNQIKVIDL